The following coding sequences lie in one Corynebacterium anserum genomic window:
- a CDS encoding MarR family winged helix-turn-helix transcriptional regulator: MSDTFALPADLLSSPSFQLERLRRRTREFVEAALSAEGFNLREYWVLSCLVAGDAASQATLGEILGVDRSDMVRLVDSLEKRNLAKRVKDPKDRRRQIISVTKKGSKAYANLRPLVTAAEDKALDDSTSKQLKHLRKLAKSIIAADSPESS; this comes from the coding sequence ATGTCAGACACTTTCGCACTGCCGGCAGATCTTCTCAGCTCCCCTTCTTTCCAATTGGAAAGATTGCGGCGCCGCACTCGTGAATTCGTGGAAGCAGCTCTGTCGGCCGAAGGTTTCAATCTCCGTGAGTATTGGGTTTTATCCTGTCTCGTCGCTGGTGACGCAGCATCCCAAGCTACTCTTGGCGAGATTCTCGGCGTGGACCGTTCTGACATGGTTCGCCTCGTCGATTCCCTAGAGAAACGCAACCTGGCGAAGAGGGTTAAAGATCCGAAAGACCGTCGTCGCCAAATCATCTCAGTGACTAAGAAAGGCTCCAAGGCCTACGCGAACTTGCGCCCGTTAGTCACAGCGGCAGAAGACAAAGCCCTCGATGATTCCACTTCTAAGCAGCTCAAGCACTTGCGAAAGCTAGCAAAGTCCATCATTGCCGCCGATTCTCCAGAATCCTCCTAG
- a CDS encoding Pls/PosA family non-ribosomal peptide synthetase — protein sequence MPIPSQYLRSAQAPAARTLLDILRTTADTYPDAPAIDDGHGVITYSELLQEVLTTAEWLTTRGIRRGDRIGIRMPSGERNLYIAILSTLAAGAAYVPVDADDPDERAALVFGEAEVQAIYTADGLCFTEHTRSDRTDDTGPTLDCDAWIIFTSGSTGTPKGVAVSHRSAAAFVDAEAHMFLQEDLLGPEDRVLAGLSVAFDASCEEMWLAWRHGACLVPAPRSLVRSGVDLGPWLISKSVTVVSTVPTLASLWPDEALDAVRLLIFGGEACPPELAARLSNGSRELWNTYGPTEATVVACGTTMDGIKPVSIGLPLAGWDLAVVDSDNQPVAMGETGELIIGGVGLARYLDPQKDAEKFAPMPELGWGRAYRSGDHVRLEEDGLYFVGRVDDQVKIGGRRIELGEVDACLSRLSNVRSSSVVVQTTGGGDKVLVGYISPEHGTADDFDIETARAQLQEDLPSAMVPRLCAVDSLPVTTSGKVDKRALPWPLPSRGESHFDTPTQSWIAELFSDALGTTVLGPDVDFFSLGGTSLAAATLVARVRERVPEISVRDLYDHSRLGAFAEYIDSCRGGTSAIANNAAMQPELPGITPVSATTRVVQALIQIPAMTLAGAQWVAWLLVANWLLSASGVEIVAGFAPVDLGRLSWLWAALALLIFATPLGRLPLSAILIRAVTAGITEGNYPRGGAVHLRIWAAERIADTCGARDISGATWITTYARWLGADVGTDVQLHTLPPVTGLLTLADQCSVEPEVDLSGYWIERDRLHVGRIDIGKGASIGARSTVLPGARIGSKASVEAGSAVRGEKKVKSGSRWAGSPAVKVGKVRSRWPSEAPARRPLWIAVYGLSSLLLSLLPLIAIGSAAAFVAWGISTLSPDVTSFLSILLTSIAWALPGGLIGFAIYTALTWISVRILSIGIKPGVVPVRSATGWRIWAIERLMDAARTYLFPMYAAQLTPLWFRSLGARIGKDAEISTAVMVPAFAEVKAGAFLADDTMVGGYELGGGGWMLSGHTRVGKRSFLGNSGIAGPSRTLKKNSLVAVLSSTPKKTKAGSNWIGSPPERLRRVEVEAEGDSRTYNPTFALKCARGLVETLRLLAPMVSAAIMAGVLVALQWILMHWGPWAVFCLSGFVLIAAGFVAAAITVCMKWLCVQRITPGDHVLWSWFVWLNELQDQFVETVAGPWFLAHTLGTGSLNVFLRALGATVGTGAWLDTYWLPEADLVTIGRGATVGPGCVVQTHLFQDRVMSLDTVTLDEGSTLGPHSVALPASRLAKDATVGPASLVMRGDHVPPSSRWQGNPIEIWT from the coding sequence GTGCCTATTCCCTCGCAGTATCTTCGATCCGCTCAGGCCCCTGCAGCCCGCACACTGCTCGACATCCTTCGAACCACCGCTGACACCTATCCTGATGCGCCGGCGATCGATGACGGCCACGGCGTGATCACCTATAGCGAATTACTGCAGGAAGTACTCACGACAGCCGAGTGGTTAACCACACGCGGAATTCGCCGCGGCGACCGCATCGGCATCCGTATGCCCTCCGGCGAGCGCAATCTATACATCGCCATCCTTTCCACCCTCGCAGCGGGCGCTGCCTACGTCCCTGTCGACGCGGATGATCCAGATGAGCGTGCAGCCCTCGTTTTTGGTGAAGCGGAGGTGCAGGCTATCTACACGGCGGACGGACTCTGTTTCACTGAACACACACGCTCAGACCGCACCGATGACACCGGCCCCACCCTGGACTGCGATGCATGGATAATTTTCACCTCGGGGTCTACCGGCACGCCCAAGGGCGTAGCAGTGTCTCACCGTAGTGCCGCTGCCTTCGTCGATGCTGAAGCGCACATGTTTCTTCAAGAGGACCTACTAGGCCCCGAAGATCGTGTCCTCGCTGGGCTCTCCGTTGCCTTCGACGCCTCTTGCGAAGAGATGTGGCTAGCCTGGCGTCATGGGGCATGCCTGGTTCCTGCTCCCCGCTCCCTCGTACGTTCCGGCGTGGACCTCGGCCCCTGGCTGATCTCCAAATCGGTGACGGTCGTCTCCACCGTGCCAACACTCGCTTCTCTCTGGCCGGACGAAGCACTCGATGCCGTCCGTTTACTAATCTTCGGTGGTGAAGCCTGTCCTCCGGAATTAGCCGCCAGGCTGTCCAACGGTTCCCGAGAGCTGTGGAATACCTATGGCCCGACTGAAGCCACGGTCGTCGCCTGCGGCACAACCATGGATGGAATCAAGCCCGTTTCCATTGGGCTTCCTCTGGCTGGTTGGGATCTCGCAGTTGTGGATTCCGACAATCAACCCGTCGCAATGGGAGAGACGGGCGAACTTATCATTGGTGGCGTCGGGTTAGCGCGTTATCTCGACCCGCAAAAGGACGCGGAGAAATTTGCCCCTATGCCGGAGCTGGGGTGGGGCCGAGCCTACCGGTCCGGTGATCATGTGCGCTTGGAGGAAGACGGCCTGTATTTCGTTGGTCGCGTCGATGACCAGGTCAAGATCGGCGGTCGCCGGATCGAATTGGGCGAGGTCGATGCCTGCCTCTCCCGCCTCAGTAACGTCCGCAGTTCTTCCGTCGTCGTGCAAACAACGGGTGGAGGTGACAAAGTCCTCGTCGGCTACATCTCCCCCGAACATGGCACGGCCGATGACTTCGATATCGAGACCGCACGTGCCCAGCTCCAGGAAGACCTCCCTTCCGCGATGGTTCCACGGCTCTGCGCTGTGGATAGCTTGCCCGTGACCACGTCGGGAAAAGTCGACAAGAGAGCCCTGCCCTGGCCTTTGCCCTCTCGCGGTGAGTCGCATTTCGACACCCCCACCCAGAGCTGGATCGCAGAACTATTCTCCGACGCTCTGGGCACCACTGTTCTAGGCCCAGACGTGGATTTTTTCTCGCTTGGTGGTACCTCACTGGCAGCTGCTACGCTGGTCGCGCGCGTGCGCGAACGCGTACCGGAAATTTCCGTCCGTGACCTCTACGACCACTCTCGGCTCGGAGCTTTTGCAGAGTACATAGATTCTTGCCGCGGCGGCACTTCAGCTATAGCCAATAACGCAGCCATGCAGCCAGAGCTTCCTGGCATCACTCCGGTGAGTGCAACCACCCGCGTCGTACAAGCACTCATTCAAATTCCAGCGATGACCCTCGCCGGCGCTCAGTGGGTGGCCTGGCTATTGGTCGCTAACTGGCTACTCAGTGCATCCGGCGTGGAGATCGTCGCCGGTTTCGCCCCAGTGGATCTCGGCCGGCTGTCATGGCTATGGGCCGCGCTTGCACTACTGATCTTCGCTACCCCACTGGGGCGCTTGCCCTTATCTGCCATTCTCATCCGAGCGGTCACCGCAGGTATCACAGAGGGAAATTATCCCCGCGGTGGTGCCGTTCACTTGCGTATCTGGGCGGCCGAACGCATCGCAGACACATGTGGTGCCCGAGACATTTCTGGCGCCACATGGATCACCACATACGCCCGTTGGCTCGGTGCGGATGTAGGCACAGACGTGCAGCTACATACGCTGCCACCCGTCACTGGCCTGCTGACCCTCGCAGACCAATGCTCCGTAGAACCAGAAGTGGATCTGTCCGGCTATTGGATAGAACGCGACCGACTGCATGTGGGACGCATCGACATCGGCAAGGGAGCATCCATCGGCGCTCGTTCTACAGTGCTACCCGGCGCACGTATCGGATCCAAGGCTTCCGTTGAGGCAGGTTCTGCCGTCAGAGGCGAGAAGAAAGTGAAGAGTGGTTCTCGCTGGGCAGGTTCTCCCGCGGTCAAAGTGGGAAAGGTACGTTCCCGCTGGCCATCTGAGGCTCCCGCACGCCGTCCGCTATGGATTGCGGTATACGGTCTAAGCTCTCTGCTACTTTCCCTGCTGCCACTGATCGCTATAGGATCCGCCGCAGCGTTCGTCGCATGGGGTATATCCACCCTGTCTCCCGACGTCACAAGTTTCCTCTCTATCCTCCTGACCTCCATAGCCTGGGCTTTGCCAGGAGGTCTCATCGGCTTTGCCATCTACACAGCCCTGACCTGGATATCGGTGCGTATACTATCCATCGGGATCAAACCAGGTGTGGTCCCTGTACGCTCCGCGACCGGCTGGCGCATCTGGGCTATTGAACGTCTCATGGACGCAGCTCGCACCTACCTTTTCCCTATGTATGCGGCTCAGCTGACTCCACTGTGGTTCCGCAGTCTTGGCGCTCGCATCGGCAAAGATGCGGAAATTTCCACGGCAGTGATGGTCCCTGCCTTCGCGGAAGTCAAAGCGGGAGCTTTCCTCGCAGATGACACCATGGTCGGCGGCTATGAATTGGGCGGGGGCGGGTGGATGCTTTCCGGCCATACGCGCGTGGGCAAACGCAGCTTCTTAGGCAATTCCGGCATCGCCGGTCCGAGCCGGACTCTGAAGAAAAACTCCCTGGTTGCGGTGCTGTCCTCCACCCCAAAGAAGACAAAAGCCGGCAGCAATTGGATTGGTTCTCCTCCGGAGAGGTTGCGTCGAGTCGAGGTGGAGGCCGAAGGCGACTCTCGCACATACAACCCCACCTTCGCCCTCAAATGCGCGCGCGGCCTGGTGGAGACACTCCGGCTACTGGCTCCGATGGTGTCCGCAGCCATCATGGCTGGAGTGCTAGTAGCTCTGCAATGGATTCTGATGCACTGGGGCCCGTGGGCTGTGTTCTGCCTCTCCGGTTTTGTACTCATTGCCGCTGGCTTTGTCGCTGCTGCGATCACCGTGTGCATGAAATGGCTGTGCGTGCAACGCATCACCCCCGGAGACCACGTTCTGTGGAGCTGGTTCGTATGGCTGAATGAACTGCAGGATCAGTTCGTCGAAACAGTTGCTGGACCCTGGTTTTTAGCGCACACCCTGGGAACTGGAAGCCTCAACGTATTCCTCCGCGCATTGGGTGCCACAGTCGGTACAGGTGCTTGGCTGGACACCTACTGGTTACCTGAGGCCGATCTAGTAACCATTGGTCGCGGTGCAACCGTCGGTCCGGGCTGTGTGGTCCAAACGCATCTCTTCCAAGATCGCGTGATGAGCCTCGACACAGTCACCCTCGA
- a CDS encoding rhodanese-like domain-containing protein: MSNFESVLPNEVPEDAQLIDVREADEFAQWHAKGATNLPLTELQTRYGELDLDRDIYVICLSGGRSARACQWLEMNGIDSINVSNGSAGWRDAGLPIVEGDS, from the coding sequence ATGAGTAATTTTGAATCCGTATTGCCTAACGAAGTCCCCGAAGATGCTCAGCTCATCGATGTGCGTGAAGCTGATGAGTTTGCACAATGGCACGCCAAGGGTGCAACTAACCTCCCACTAACCGAGCTACAAACCCGCTACGGCGAGCTTGATCTCGATAGGGATATCTATGTGATCTGCCTATCGGGCGGTCGCTCGGCTCGAGCATGCCAGTGGCTCGAAATGAATGGCATCGACTCCATCAATGTCTCCAATGGTTCTGCTGGGTGGCGCGATGCGGGGCTGCCGATCGTCGAGGGCGATAGTTAA